In Desulfobulbus oralis, one DNA window encodes the following:
- a CDS encoding glycosyltransferase → MDKGIPPPAGWSFFDRAYCISLRKRADRREAVRAEFARVGLVVEFVMADKAANPEQGIYESHLLCLQRGQAAGAQRILVFEDDVLFRRFSADRLAQMTAFLETAEWDAFFLGCLVKSCHKLRGLPVARIRYRSLTHAYAVNRPFAAWLVEQPWRGLAYDDFLCSLPAPRFFAACPAFAFQSDSPSDNDACLRLDRLRRRFGGLLFLQQLSEFGHRFWWQLMLVNTAALVLLAFALWRALVG, encoded by the coding sequence ATGGACAAGGGGATACCGCCACCTGCCGGCTGGTCCTTTTTCGACCGGGCCTACTGCATTTCGCTGAGGAAACGGGCCGACCGCCGGGAGGCGGTGCGGGCAGAGTTTGCCCGGGTGGGCCTGGTTGTGGAGTTCGTGATGGCCGACAAGGCCGCGAACCCGGAGCAGGGTATTTACGAATCCCACCTCCTGTGTTTGCAGAGAGGACAGGCGGCTGGTGCGCAGCGGATTCTGGTTTTTGAGGACGATGTGCTGTTCCGGCGCTTTTCGGCAGATCGACTCGCGCAAATGACCGCTTTTCTGGAGACAGCGGAGTGGGACGCCTTTTTCCTTGGCTGCCTGGTCAAAAGCTGCCACAAGCTCAGGGGATTGCCGGTAGCCCGCATCCGCTACCGCAGTCTGACCCATGCCTATGCCGTGAACCGGCCCTTTGCCGCCTGGCTCGTAGAGCAGCCATGGCGCGGGCTCGCCTACGACGATTTTCTGTGCTCCCTGCCCGCGCCCCGCTTTTTTGCCGCCTGCCCGGCCTTCGCCTTTCAGAGCGATTCCCCCTCCGACAACGATGCCTGTCTGCGTTTGGACCGCCTGCGTCGTCGTTTTGGCGGCCTGTTGTTTCTGCAGCAACTGAGCGAGTTTGGTCACCGTTTCTGGTGGCAACTGATGCTGGTGAACACTGCGGCTCTGGTCCTGCTGGCCTTCGCGCTTTGGCGGGCCCTTGTCGGATGA
- a CDS encoding CYTH domain-containing protein, which produces MAVEIERKFLPAGDGWRGLAAGTHYVQGYLAADRACTVRVRLAGASAFLTVKGHGDGLARPEFEYPIPATDAAQLLDLCPLPLVEKTRFRIPLNGLVWEVDEFAGNNSGLVLIEVELASPDQPLEKPDWVGEEVSTDPRYSNAMLARYPYWTWAGS; this is translated from the coding sequence ATGGCAGTGGAAATTGAGCGCAAATTTCTGCCCGCAGGCGACGGCTGGCGCGGCCTGGCGGCAGGTACCCATTATGTGCAGGGCTATCTGGCTGCGGATCGGGCCTGCACCGTGCGGGTACGGCTGGCCGGTGCAAGCGCCTTCCTCACCGTCAAGGGCCACGGGGATGGTCTGGCCAGACCGGAATTTGAATATCCCATTCCGGCAACAGATGCGGCCCAGTTGCTCGATCTCTGCCCACTGCCGCTGGTTGAGAAAACCCGTTTTCGCATTCCCCTGAATGGCCTGGTATGGGAGGTGGACGAATTTGCCGGAAATAACTCGGGGCTGGTGCTGATTGAAGTGGAATTGGCCAGCCCCGATCAGCCGCTCGAAAAACCGGACTGGGTGGGCGAAGAGGTGAGCACCGATCCCCGCTACAGCAATGCCATGCTGGCCCGGTATCCGTATTGGACCTGGGCCGGAAGCTGA
- the pdxH gene encoding pyridoxamine 5'-phosphate oxidase, with the protein MDISAFRQDYQNTPLSKTDLDADPIQQFARWFQQACDAGIHEPNAMSLATVSASGKPSLRMVLLKFFDAKGFVFFTNYGSRKAQDIAGNQEVALLFPWVDLARQVIITGPAAKVSAMESARYFASRPRGSQLGAWVSHQSAVISSRQLLLQQFDKLKQKFVNGEIPLPDFWGGYRIAPESIEFWQGQTSRLHDRFRYRKDENGAWVIERLAP; encoded by the coding sequence ATGGATATAAGCGCTTTTCGTCAGGACTATCAGAACACCCCCCTCAGCAAGACCGATCTCGACGCCGACCCGATACAGCAGTTTGCCCGCTGGTTCCAGCAGGCCTGCGACGCAGGCATTCATGAACCCAACGCCATGAGCCTCGCCACCGTGTCGGCCAGCGGCAAACCCAGCCTGCGCATGGTGCTGCTCAAATTCTTCGATGCCAAGGGCTTCGTCTTCTTCACCAACTACGGCAGCCGCAAGGCGCAGGATATCGCCGGCAACCAGGAAGTGGCCCTGCTTTTTCCCTGGGTGGATCTGGCGCGCCAGGTGATCATCACCGGTCCGGCCGCCAAGGTGAGCGCCATGGAGTCGGCCCGCTACTTTGCCAGCCGCCCCCGGGGCAGCCAGCTTGGGGCCTGGGTCTCGCACCAGAGCGCCGTCATCTCTTCCCGCCAGCTCCTGTTGCAGCAGTTCGACAAGCTGAAACAGAAATTTGTGAACGGTGAAATTCCGCTGCCCGATTTCTGGGGCGGCTACCGCATTGCGCCAGAGAGCATCGAGTTCTGGCAGGGGCAGACGAGCCGTCTGCACGACCGCTTTCGCTATCGCAAAGATGAAAACGGCGCCTGGGTCATCGAACGACTCGCGCCCTGA
- a CDS encoding FAD-binding oxidoreductase, with the protein MMDDAMLAALREAVGAEQVADSRTARVTHAFDATQRRFLPDVVVYPNSTEEVAAIVRLAAERRVPVLPRGAGSGFSGGALPVQGGIVVVLTRMNRILEIDSRNLLAVVQPGVVTATLQDAVEAEGLFYPPDPASKAFSTLGGNIAECAGGPRCVKYGVTRDYVLGLTVVTPTGRVIRTGGRVVKNVVGYDLTRLFVGSEGTLGIVTEIILRLLPKPAARRTMLATFDSMGNAATAVSTIIRGKIIPATLEFMDASAIDCVRGVKDIALPPACQALLIIEVDGEEAQLGPELERICELLRPLGLLEATIAGNAAEAEAIWRVRRSVSPSLRQLGPDKFNEDIVVPRAQVPEMIRRLAEISARYGVPIINFGHAGDGNIHVNVMVDLGLPGMQARVDGALEDIFRNTVALGGAISGEHGIGMAKKPYIGLNLDADTLAVMRAVKQALDPLGIMNPGKIFPDDPENLRS; encoded by the coding sequence ATGATGGACGATGCAATGCTTGCCGCCCTGCGGGAAGCAGTGGGCGCGGAGCAGGTGGCGGACAGCCGGACAGCACGCGTCACCCACGCCTTTGACGCCACCCAGCGCCGCTTTCTGCCGGACGTGGTGGTGTATCCGAACAGCACGGAGGAGGTGGCGGCCATTGTGCGGCTGGCAGCGGAGCGGCGCGTTCCGGTGCTGCCGCGCGGGGCGGGCAGCGGCTTTTCCGGCGGGGCCCTGCCGGTACAGGGCGGCATTGTGGTTGTGCTCACCCGCATGAACCGTATTCTGGAAATCGACAGCCGCAATCTCCTGGCCGTGGTGCAACCCGGCGTAGTCACCGCCACGCTGCAGGATGCGGTGGAGGCTGAAGGACTCTTTTATCCGCCCGATCCGGCCTCCAAGGCCTTCAGCACCCTGGGCGGCAATATCGCCGAATGCGCAGGCGGGCCGCGCTGCGTCAAGTACGGCGTAACCAGGGACTACGTGTTGGGCCTGACCGTGGTGACGCCCACGGGCCGGGTTATCCGCACCGGTGGCCGGGTGGTCAAAAACGTAGTGGGCTACGACCTGACCCGCCTTTTCGTGGGATCCGAAGGCACGCTCGGCATTGTCACCGAAATCATCCTGCGGCTTTTGCCCAAACCCGCGGCCCGGCGCACCATGCTGGCCACCTTCGACAGCATGGGAAACGCGGCCACCGCAGTCTCCACCATCATCCGCGGCAAAATCATCCCCGCCACTCTGGAATTCATGGACGCCTCGGCCATAGACTGCGTGCGCGGCGTAAAGGACATTGCGCTCCCGCCCGCCTGTCAGGCGCTCCTCATCATCGAGGTGGACGGCGAGGAGGCGCAACTGGGCCCAGAGCTGGAGCGTATCTGCGAATTGCTGCGGCCCCTGGGCCTCCTGGAGGCCACCATCGCGGGCAACGCCGCCGAGGCGGAGGCCATCTGGAGAGTGCGCCGCAGCGTCAGCCCCAGCCTGCGCCAACTGGGGCCGGACAAGTTCAACGAGGACATTGTGGTGCCGCGTGCCCAGGTGCCGGAGATGATCCGCAGGCTGGCTGAAATTTCAGCGCGTTACGGCGTGCCCATCATCAATTTCGGTCATGCGGGCGACGGCAATATCCACGTGAACGTGATGGTGGACCTTGGTCTGCCCGGTATGCAGGCCAGGGTGGACGGCGCGCTGGAGGACATCTTCAGGAATACGGTCGCGCTTGGCGGCGCGATCAGCGGGGAGCACGGCATCGGCATGGCCAAAAAGCCCTATATCGGCCTCAATCTGGATGCAGACACCCTGGCCGTTATGCGCGCGGTGAAACAGGCGCTGGATCCCCTTGGCATCATGAATCCCGGCAAGATTTTCCCGGATGACCCGGAGAATCTCCGCTCATGA
- a CDS encoding (Fe-S)-binding protein yields the protein MNALRDLSAYRARLAACVRCGACQAVCPTYRETGRESTVARGKIELAAEILAGRMTLDEDNRRAFAACLLCGACTAACPNQVPTAAIVAALRRESGMAGHSSSVSRGVAALTGHPRLTRRLFGSARLLAPFFLKKVPETSGLRLRFAGQALRNRVLPPLPKKSLFDLVPERLPGQPGKPTVAFFAGCSISYLYPDIGVAAIQLLHRLGYTVLLPQSQACCGMPATSSGRGALAAELMQINSQAFSGADTVITACASCGGMLGHLYAEGEDEAARQLAARVKDIHLFLQEEGQLAAFAALPRWRERSQVCWHDPCHLKNHGITEAPRALLRALPNVDFTDQAGAALCCGLGGTFALTQAALSRKIAGRKAAALATAAAHGTALVATGCPGCLLQISYIIHMEGLSLQAAHSISLAWAALEQAQADAIQP from the coding sequence ATGAACGCGCTCCGGGATCTGAGCGCCTACCGCGCCCGGCTGGCCGCCTGCGTGCGCTGCGGCGCCTGCCAGGCGGTCTGCCCGACCTATCGGGAAACGGGGAGGGAAAGCACGGTTGCCCGCGGCAAAATCGAACTGGCCGCCGAGATCCTGGCAGGTCGCATGACGCTGGATGAGGACAACCGCAGGGCCTTTGCCGCCTGCCTGCTCTGCGGAGCCTGCACGGCAGCCTGTCCGAATCAGGTGCCCACTGCCGCCATTGTGGCTGCCCTGCGGCGGGAGAGCGGCATGGCAGGCCACAGCAGCAGCGTCAGCCGGGGCGTGGCCGCGCTGACCGGGCACCCCCGGCTGACCCGGCGTCTCTTCGGCAGCGCCCGCCTTCTGGCGCCCTTCTTCCTGAAAAAGGTGCCGGAAACAAGCGGCCTGCGTCTGCGTTTTGCCGGCCAGGCCCTGCGGAACCGCGTTTTGCCGCCCTTACCCAAAAAGAGCCTCTTTGACCTTGTGCCGGAGCGGCTGCCAGGCCAGCCCGGCAAACCCACCGTGGCCTTTTTTGCCGGCTGCAGCATCAGCTACCTGTATCCAGACATCGGTGTGGCCGCGATCCAACTGCTGCACCGTCTGGGTTACACCGTACTGCTGCCACAGAGCCAGGCCTGCTGCGGCATGCCGGCCACCAGTTCCGGCAGGGGCGCACTCGCGGCCGAACTCATGCAGATCAACAGCCAAGCCTTTTCCGGGGCGGACACGGTGATCACGGCCTGCGCCTCCTGCGGCGGCATGCTCGGTCATCTGTACGCCGAAGGGGAGGACGAGGCGGCCAGGCAACTGGCCGCCCGGGTCAAAGACATCCACCTGTTCCTGCAGGAGGAGGGGCAACTGGCCGCCTTTGCCGCCCTGCCCAGATGGCGGGAGCGGTCGCAGGTCTGCTGGCACGACCCCTGCCACCTGAAGAACCATGGTATCACCGAGGCGCCTCGCGCGCTTTTACGGGCTCTGCCCAATGTGGATTTTACCGACCAGGCCGGCGCGGCGCTCTGCTGCGGTCTGGGCGGCACCTTTGCCCTCACCCAGGCCGCTTTGAGCCGAAAAATTGCAGGCCGCAAGGCAGCGGCCCTGGCAACCGCGGCAGCACATGGCACGGCACTGGTAGCCACCGGCTGCCCCGGCTGCCTCCTGCAGATCTCTTATATCATCCACATGGAGGGCCTCTCCCTGCAGGCCGCGCACAGCATCAGCCTGGCCTGGGCTGCACTGGAGCAGGCCCAGGCGGATGCCATCCAACCCTGA
- the resB gene encoding cytochrome c biogenesis protein ResB, whose product MSAPKNSLLAFFASVQLALFLLGLLASTAIIGTIIPQNADPMFYTERYGLARARFFELLDLGDMYNSWWFLGLLALFCLNLLMCSAKRLPPVLRLLRRDHLSASATQLAALPLHRTWASPLAADAESTRLRLLLQKQGWRPRERHRDDGIILFAEKAPWSRLGVYVVHASILVILAGAVLGSPSFARRILQQPDFAYKGSLTLAEGSVSGRIMPLRGGEPLDPGFALRLDSFDIEVYDNGMPKSYRSRVTILDQGHEQQAEIAVNKPLRYQGLTFYQASYQSSPEYRVQIRKEPDLMRTTAIITAATEFFWPEGGISYGIVNRERRGEITEKVKLWLSDGQGEAALLWMNVGQETVIERPSGQYTVSIKPRYVSVLQAAKDPGVALVYAGCLLMLFGLTVAFFFSHRQIFLLIAPETRGSRLLLAGMASKNRAAFAVHFAELANTLATPTDSP is encoded by the coding sequence ATGTCTGCTCCAAAAAATTCCCTTCTGGCTTTCTTCGCCTCGGTGCAGTTGGCGCTCTTCCTGCTGGGCCTGCTGGCCTCAACCGCCATCATCGGCACGATTATTCCGCAAAACGCCGACCCCATGTTCTATACGGAGCGCTACGGTCTGGCCAGAGCCCGCTTCTTCGAACTCCTGGACCTCGGCGACATGTACAATTCCTGGTGGTTTCTGGGGCTCCTGGCGCTCTTCTGCCTGAATCTTCTGATGTGCAGCGCCAAACGTCTGCCCCCGGTCCTCCGGCTGCTGCGCCGCGACCATCTGAGCGCCAGTGCCACCCAACTGGCCGCATTGCCGCTGCACAGGACATGGGCCAGTCCGCTGGCAGCGGACGCCGAAAGCACCCGGCTGCGGCTCCTGCTGCAAAAACAGGGCTGGCGACCCAGGGAGCGCCACCGGGACGACGGCATCATCCTCTTCGCCGAAAAGGCGCCATGGTCCCGACTGGGCGTGTACGTGGTGCACGCCTCCATTCTGGTGATTCTGGCCGGAGCGGTGCTGGGCTCGCCCAGCTTCGCCCGCCGGATCCTGCAGCAACCGGACTTTGCCTACAAGGGTTCGCTCACGCTGGCGGAAGGCAGTGTGTCCGGCCGGATCATGCCCCTGCGCGGCGGCGAGCCGCTCGACCCGGGCTTTGCCCTGCGGCTGGACAGCTTTGACATCGAAGTGTACGACAACGGCATGCCCAAGAGTTACCGCTCCCGGGTCACGATTCTGGATCAGGGCCATGAACAGCAGGCGGAAATTGCGGTCAACAAACCCCTCCGCTACCAGGGTCTCACCTTTTATCAGGCCAGTTACCAGAGTTCGCCGGAGTACCGGGTGCAGATCCGGAAAGAGCCGGACCTCATGCGCACCACGGCTATCATCACGGCCGCCACCGAATTTTTCTGGCCGGAAGGGGGCATAAGCTATGGCATTGTCAACCGGGAGCGCCGGGGCGAAATCACCGAAAAGGTCAAACTCTGGCTCTCGGACGGCCAGGGCGAGGCCGCACTTTTGTGGATGAACGTGGGGCAGGAAACCGTGATCGAGCGACCGAGCGGCCAGTACACTGTTTCCATCAAACCGCGTTATGTCTCGGTGCTGCAGGCTGCCAAGGATCCGGGCGTAGCTTTGGTGTATGCCGGCTGCCTGCTGATGCTGTTCGGACTGACCGTTGCCTTTTTCTTCTCCCACCGGCAGATTTTCCTGCTGATCGCGCCCGAAACCAGGGGCAGTCGCCTGCTGCTGGCCGGAATGGCCAGCAAAAACCGGGCCGCCTTTGCCGTCCACTTTGCGGAGCTTGCCAACACGCTCGCCACCCCCACCGATTCCCCCTGA
- the ccsB gene encoding c-type cytochrome biogenesis protein CcsB encodes MGSSQLFGLAMLAYILASAAYLGGLLFKTQKFWLAGRILCVCGVMLHLLATLLRWYASHQVGMGHAPLTNMYESLVFFALSVALINLFFEHRFRLHTLGAFVMPVAAVSMAYASFSDRVDASIKPLLPALQSNWLIGHVVTCFIGYGAFAVAAGLGAMYLLKNRAASPNAADRQNALVQELNDLDEFVHKTIIFGFLWLTAGIISGAVWANEAWGTYWNWDPKETWSLITWFFYAFTLHARFTGGKSGCFLAWMALFGFVAVLFTYFGVNFLLSGLHSYGSA; translated from the coding sequence ATGGGCAGTTCCCAGCTCTTCGGCCTTGCCATGCTGGCCTATATCCTGGCTTCGGCCGCCTATCTGGGCGGTCTGCTGTTCAAAACCCAAAAATTCTGGCTGGCCGGCCGCATCCTCTGCGTCTGCGGCGTGATGCTGCACCTGCTCGCCACGCTGCTCCGCTGGTACGCAAGCCACCAGGTGGGCATGGGTCACGCGCCGCTCACCAATATGTACGAGTCGCTGGTCTTTTTCGCCCTCTCTGTGGCGCTGATCAATCTGTTTTTCGAACATCGCTTCCGGCTCCATACCCTGGGCGCCTTTGTCATGCCGGTGGCGGCTGTGTCCATGGCCTACGCCTCTTTCTCGGATCGGGTCGATGCCAGCATCAAGCCGCTCCTGCCGGCGCTGCAATCCAACTGGCTGATAGGTCACGTGGTCACCTGCTTCATCGGTTACGGCGCCTTTGCGGTTGCAGCCGGGCTGGGCGCCATGTATCTGCTGAAAAACCGGGCCGCCTCGCCGAACGCGGCCGACCGGCAAAACGCTCTGGTACAGGAATTGAACGACCTGGACGAGTTCGTGCACAAGACCATCATCTTTGGCTTTCTCTGGCTCACAGCCGGCATCATCAGCGGTGCGGTCTGGGCCAACGAGGCCTGGGGCACCTACTGGAACTGGGATCCCAAGGAGACCTGGTCGCTCATCACCTGGTTTTTCTACGCTTTCACCCTGCACGCCCGTTTTACGGGCGGAAAAAGCGGCTGTTTTCTGGCCTGGATGGCGCTTTTTGGCTTTGTGGCCGTGCTCTTCACCTATTTTGGCGTGAACTTCCTGCTTTCGGGCCTGCACAGCTACGGCTCGGCCTGA
- a CDS encoding N-acetylmuramoyl-L-alanine amidase, whose protein sequence is MPLPQVRVLAGSAEDLYARAKTEHERLEQNGEQAQSRDRWLACVRQFRRVQLMRKNEELTANSLFMQGRLYRQMFEHFRMPLDLDNAIDSFYDVAASYPANSLADDALYYAAEASLMHPAKKVQAPELLHKIVKDYPGGDHAGLAADLLRRLNRPPVQAQAAPPPAPPPPTARPADTGARTSESPAASPAPLGQEKARVQQIKHWSSDDYTRIVIPATRAVAYTHRLLEKKDGMPPRLLIDFADSLLAKDNKEPVAIGDGLLRQVRSGQYTMDTVRVVLDIESISDYKIFSLPDPFRVIVDVRGVKTVSRPRPEAPRSRPSVRTALDAPAGTLVRGVGGTFVAPGAPRPGTAPSQTAGSTASTPEAGEEQPPAGIPNLTEQKKWAASATEASGGGKAATLSLAQQLGLGVHHIVIDPGHGGKDPGAMDYGVKEKDVVLRLARIVAGKLQEQYGYQVSFTRNRDIFIPLEERTAIANAKKADLFLSLHANANSDKRVGGVETYYLNLATDAHAMRVAARENATSTRNIGELQDILRDLLKNAKIDESSKLAHAIQASLSRGLKQKYNIRNLGVKQAPFFVLIGAEMPAVLVEISFITNRNEARLMQNPAYLEQIATGIAQGLNSYVQHHHSASLMN, encoded by the coding sequence ATGCCCCTGCCCCAGGTTCGGGTTTTGGCCGGTTCGGCCGAAGACCTGTATGCCCGGGCCAAGACAGAGCACGAGCGTCTGGAGCAAAACGGCGAGCAGGCCCAGAGCCGGGACAGGTGGCTGGCCTGTGTGCGGCAGTTTCGCCGGGTGCAGCTCATGCGCAAGAACGAGGAGCTGACCGCCAACAGCCTGTTCATGCAGGGCCGCCTGTACCGGCAGATGTTCGAACATTTCCGGATGCCGCTGGATCTGGACAATGCCATAGATTCCTTTTACGACGTGGCCGCCTCCTATCCGGCCAACTCCCTGGCGGATGACGCCCTGTACTATGCGGCCGAAGCCTCTCTGATGCATCCGGCAAAAAAGGTGCAGGCGCCGGAGCTGCTGCACAAGATCGTCAAAGACTACCCGGGCGGCGACCATGCCGGGCTTGCGGCTGATTTGCTGCGCCGCCTGAACCGTCCGCCCGTTCAGGCCCAGGCAGCGCCCCCCCCCGCCCCCCCGCCTCCCACGGCGCGGCCCGCAGACACAGGAGCCAGAACTTCTGAGTCGCCGGCGGCCTCGCCTGCGCCCCTCGGCCAGGAAAAGGCCCGGGTTCAGCAGATCAAGCACTGGTCTTCCGACGACTATACCCGCATCGTCATTCCGGCCACCCGGGCGGTCGCCTATACCCACAGACTGCTGGAAAAAAAGGACGGCATGCCGCCGCGGCTGCTGATTGACTTTGCCGACAGCCTGCTGGCGAAGGACAACAAGGAGCCGGTGGCCATTGGCGACGGTCTGCTCAGGCAGGTTCGTAGCGGCCAGTACACCATGGATACCGTGCGCGTGGTTTTGGATATTGAATCCATTTCCGATTACAAAATCTTCAGCCTGCCCGATCCGTTTCGGGTGATTGTGGATGTGCGCGGCGTCAAGACCGTATCCAGGCCGCGGCCAGAGGCGCCCCGTTCCAGGCCCTCCGTGCGGACCGCTTTGGATGCGCCCGCCGGAACGCTTGTCAGGGGGGTGGGAGGCACCTTTGTCGCTCCAGGCGCCCCCCGTCCCGGCACAGCGCCGTCGCAGACAGCGGGGAGCACGGCGTCGACGCCAGAAGCCGGGGAGGAACAGCCCCCTGCCGGAATCCCCAATCTGACCGAGCAGAAGAAATGGGCGGCCAGCGCTACTGAGGCCTCTGGCGGCGGCAAAGCGGCCACGCTGTCCCTGGCCCAGCAACTGGGCCTGGGCGTGCACCATATTGTGATCGATCCTGGTCATGGCGGCAAGGACCCGGGCGCCATGGACTATGGCGTGAAGGAGAAGGACGTGGTGTTGCGGCTTGCCCGGATCGTGGCCGGGAAACTGCAGGAGCAGTATGGCTACCAGGTATCCTTTACCAGGAACCGCGACATATTCATCCCCCTGGAAGAGCGGACCGCCATTGCCAATGCCAAGAAGGCCGATCTCTTCCTCTCCCTGCATGCGAATGCCAATTCGGACAAGCGGGTGGGCGGCGTTGAAACCTATTACCTCAACTTGGCCACCGATGCGCATGCCATGCGGGTGGCGGCACGGGAAAACGCCACTTCTACCCGCAATATTGGAGAATTACAGGATATTTTGCGGGATCTGCTGAAGAATGCCAAAATCGACGAATCGTCCAAGCTGGCCCATGCCATTCAAGCCTCCCTGTCCCGCGGACTGAAGCAGAAGTACAACATCAGAAACCTGGGGGTCAAACAGGCGCCCTTTTTCGTGCTGATCGGCGCGGAGATGCCGGCCGTGTTGGTGGAAATTTCGTTTATCACCAACCGCAACGAAGCCAGGTTGATGCAAAATCCAGCCTATCTGGAGCAGATTGCCACAGGAATTGCCCAGGGCCTCAACTCCTATGTGCAGCACCATCACAGCGCCTCGCTCATGAACTGA